From a single Bemisia tabaci unplaced genomic scaffold, PGI_BMITA_v3 genomic region:
- the LOC140225963 gene encoding uncharacterized protein: MRRRIVFALLPIMYKMGVITTLLVGLTVFTLKGLTIGVVLLFLTLTSTIHKLKYGWSYGAHTVAAAPAKSVHIHIHSGGGGPGLGFEHAQYGQSVHAGGGDWERHALPPFSGPDIQYHHPTTDGFRPTTAGSSSYYYH; encoded by the coding sequence ATGCGTCGACGAATTGTATTTGCCTTACTGCCGATCATGTACAAGATGGGCGTGATCACAACCCTCTTGGTCGGTCTCACAGTGTTCACCCTCAAGGGACTCACCATCGGCGTCGTCCTGCTCTTCCTCACACTCACGAGCACGATCCACAAGCTCAAGTACGGTTGGAGCTACGGCGCCCACACAGTCGCTGCTGCGCCAGCCAAGAGTGTTCACATCCACATCCACAGCGGTGGAGGAGGGCCCGGGCTCGGATTCGAGCACGCTCAGTATGGTCAATCGGTTCACGCCGGCGGCGGTGACTGGGAAAGGCATGCGCTTCCGCCGTTCAGTGGGCCAGACATCCAGTACCATCATCCCACCACGGATGGCTTCCGTCCTACCACTGCAGGATCCTCTAGTTACTATTaccattaa